The sequence AAGCAGTCGGTCGAGCCACAGACGGGAGCGGAAGAGGCGGCGTCGCTCCGCCTCGTACGGCTCGAGGGCGCGGCGCCCGGTCCGCCCGCGCACGAGGGCGCCGTCCAGGATCTCCGCCGCGAGCTCGGCGCCGCGCAGCGCCATGCCGATCCCCTCCCCAGTGAACGGGTCGTAGAATCCGGCAGCGTCTCCGACCAGAAGGACCGCATCGTCCACGCACCGGGCCGCACGGCAGGCCAGCGGACCGGTGGCCCACGGACCGGCCGCGATCTCGGCCCCCTCCAGGCGAGCGCGGGTGAGTGGGTGGGAGGCGAACCGCTCGCGCAGGAAATCGGCCAGGTGCGCGCGCCCACCCGTCACGCGTTCCAGATCGCCGCGATCGACCACGACACAGGCGTTGGCGAGACCTCCGGGGAGAGGGTTGATGCCGCAGTAGCCGTACGGCGTGACGATCATCTCGCCGTGATCGACAGGCACCCTCGCCCCGCGGACGTGGGCCATCACCGCCCACTTGCGATGCCGGGGCTCGGGGCGTCTCAATCCGAGCCGGCGGGCCACGAACGAGTTGCGGCCGTCCGCCCCGACCAGGATCCGGGCGCGCAGCACCTCGCCGGCCGTGCCCCTCCGCACGGTCACCTCGAACCCGCCCGCGGCCGGACGCTGCAGCGATACGACGCGCGTCCCCTCGAGGACCACGGCGCCGCTCCGCCGCGCCCCTTCCAGGAGCACGCCGTCGAGGTCGAGACGCCGCATCGACAGGCCGCGAGCGTCCCCGGCGTAGCGCCCCAGGACCTCAGTCCCGTCCGGGGAGACCACCGCCATGCCGACGGGACGGCGTGGGGCGAGGAGGAGGATCCCGTCCAGCACCCCGAGGCGCGCAAAGATCGGGAGGGCCGACGGCGGGACGTACTCGCCGCAGATCTTGTGGCGCGGGAAACGTGCGGCGTCGCACAGCGCTACGGTGCGGCCGGCGCGCGTCAGGAGAGTCGCGAGGGTCGACCCGGCCGGTCCGCCGCCGGCGATCACGACGTCGAACGACTGGCGGCCGGTCATTGATCGGTCGCGCGCAGGACGATCGCCGAGTTCTTCGAGCCGAAGCCGATGCAGTTGCACAGGGCCAGGCGCGGGCGCGCCGCGCGCGCCCGGTTCGGCACGTAGTCGAGATCGCACTCGGGATCGGGTGAATCGTAGTTGATCGTCGGCGGCAGGAAACCCTCCCGCATCCCGAGGATCGTCGCCACGACCCCCGCCGCCCCGCTGGCCCCCTGCGCATGACCGATCATCGACTTCGTCGCCGAGGCCGGGACCCCGCTCGCCCGCCCTCCGAGGAGGCTCCTCACGGCCATCGTCTCGACGCGATCGTTCTGCCGGGTCGAGGTGCCGTGCAGGTTGATGTAGTCCACCTCCTCCGCCGGCGCCCCGGCGGACAGCAGCGCCAGCTCCATCGCGCGCGTCGATTCGGCGCCTTCCGCGCTCATGTGGACCCGGTGGTGCGCGTCGCAGGTCGAGCCGTACCCGGCCACCTCGGCGTAGACGCGGGCTCCGCGCCGCCGCGCGTGCCCGTCGTCCTCGAGGACCAGCATGAAGGCTCCTTCCCCGAGGACGAAACCGCTCCGGTCGCGGCTGAAGGGGCGCGAGGCCTTCCCGGGACGATCGTTCCAGCCGGTCGCGGCGGCGCGCATCCGGCAGAACCCCTCCATCATTCCGAGGGTGATGCAGGCCTCCGCCCCGCCGGTCAGGACGATCGGCTGATCGCCCCGGCGCACGGCGTGCAGGGCGTAGCCGATCGCGTCGGTGCTGCTGGTGCAGCCGTTGCTGAGGACGTGCGACGGGCCGGCGAACCCGAAGCGGATGCTCAGCTCGCTGCTCACCATCCCGATGACGGAGGACGAGATGGCGAATGGATTGACGCGCCTGATCCCGTGTCGGTAGTACCTTTCGTACTGGCGCTCGGCGAAATCGGCGGCGCCCGCGCCGGTGCCGATCACGACGCCGACGTCGCCGCGGGTGCCTTCGGGCGGGTCCACCGGCAGCCCGGCGTCGCGCAGCGCCTCCTGCGCGGCCACGATCGACAGCGGCACGATCCGGCCGACGCGCGGCAGGTCCTCCGCGTCGAGGTGTGCTGACGGATCGAATCCCGGGACCTCGGCCGCCACCTGGCAGGGCAGGTCGTCCGGATCGAAGAGGGTGATGCGCCGGGTGGCGCTCGCTCCCTCGCGCAGGCCGCGCAGGTACGCATCCACTCCGAGGCCGAAGGGGGAGACGACGCCGAGACCGGTGACGACGGCGGCCATGGCGATCGAGTCTATCACCCGGCCCGGGAGTCGGCGACGCGCGCCGCGGACTCCTCCCGGGCGCGGAGCGCTTCCCGCAGGCAGTCGGCGCCCAGAAGGACATAGAACGGCGCGTACTCCACCACGCGAATCCACGGGTACGGCTCCAGCGCACGGCCGGCGGCCCCCAGGTTGACGTACGCCAGGGAGACGAGGCCGGTGAGGAGCAGGAAGGGGCGCGACGGGAACAGGCAGAGCCACGGGAGCACCCACAGGAAATACCAGGGGTGTGCGGTCGGAGACAGAAGCAGGGCCGCGGCGGTCAGGAGAAAGCAGCCGCGCAGCGGGTCGGCGCGCCTGAGCCAGAGCCCGACGGCGAACACCAGCAGGGCAAGAGCACAGAGGCCCTTCGCGAGATCGACCGGGTAGACGTAGGCGTACAGACGGTCGAGTCCTCCCGTGTGCGGGATGCAACTCCGCGTCCAGGCAATGGCGCTCTTGAGTCGCGGTGTCGGATCGAGTGCGTCGATCGCGGCATAGACCAGCGCGAACAGCGACTCGTTCGCCAGCCAGCGATCGGAGTAGGCTCGCAGCCCGGCGAAGAGGCGCCGCCCGGCGGCGTGGAACGGCCAGTACGCCGCGATCAGCAGGGTCGGGACGAGCAGCAGAGAGCGGGCCCGGACCGAACGCAGAAGCGGCGCCATCAGGACGAGCGGGAACAGCTTCACGAGACCGCCCATCGTGAGGGCCAGGGTCGCGCGGTGTTCCCTTTTCTGTATAATCGCTCGGGCCGCCAGGAGAACGAACAGGATGGCGGCCGGCTCGAGGTGGCCACTCCAGGCCGTCTCCGTCACCGCCAGCGGATTCCAGGCATAGATCAGCGAGAGCACCGGCGGCCGACCCCGCGCCCGGAGAAGAGCTCGCAGGGCGACGATCACGAGCAGGTCCGCGACGATCACGAGGAGCTTGATGCCGTAGACACCGGCCTGGAGCGCCGCCCCCGCCGCGAACAGCGCCTGCGCCGCCGGCGGATAGATCGTCGGGATCTCCGCGTGCTCGATGCGCGCGATCTCCTTATCGTCCGGGGACGCCGCGACACGCGAGGCGGGCGTCTCGAGAAACGGATTCCCGCCGGACAGCGTGACGCGGCCGTCCAACAGATAGCGGTACAGATCATGACTGAGGGCCGGGGGAGCGGCGAGAAATGTCAGCCGGAACAGGCACGCGAGTCCGAGGACGAGAGGACCCGCCCCCTCGCTCTTCCCCCGGAGCGTGTCACGGACCGCGAGGAGGTAG comes from Candidatus Dormiibacterota bacterium and encodes:
- a CDS encoding NAD(P)/FAD-dependent oxidoreductase, with product MTGRQSFDVVIAGGGPAGSTLATLLTRAGRTVALCDAARFPRHKICGEYVPPSALPIFARLGVLDGILLLAPRRPVGMAVVSPDGTEVLGRYAGDARGLSMRRLDLDGVLLEGARRSGAVVLEGTRVVSLQRPAAGGFEVTVRRGTAGEVLRARILVGADGRNSFVARRLGLRRPEPRHRKWAVMAHVRGARVPVDHGEMIVTPYGYCGINPLPGGLANACVVVDRGDLERVTGGRAHLADFLRERFASHPLTRARLEGAEIAAGPWATGPLACRAARCVDDAVLLVGDAAGFYDPFTGEGIGMALRGAELAAEILDGALVRGRTGRRALEPYEAERRRLFRSRLWLDRLLQLLLKSPRLTDWVARRLRRDPSLADLLARVTGDTTDAAEVLRPAFLARLIRA
- a CDS encoding beta-ketoacyl-[acyl-carrier-protein] synthase family protein; translated protein: MAAVVTGLGVVSPFGLGVDAYLRGLREGASATRRITLFDPDDLPCQVAAEVPGFDPSAHLDAEDLPRVGRIVPLSIVAAQEALRDAGLPVDPPEGTRGDVGVVIGTGAGAADFAERQYERYYRHGIRRVNPFAISSSVIGMVSSELSIRFGFAGPSHVLSNGCTSSTDAIGYALHAVRRGDQPIVLTGGAEACITLGMMEGFCRMRAAATGWNDRPGKASRPFSRDRSGFVLGEGAFMLVLEDDGHARRRGARVYAEVAGYGSTCDAHHRVHMSAEGAESTRAMELALLSAGAPAEEVDYINLHGTSTRQNDRVETMAVRSLLGGRASGVPASATKSMIGHAQGASGAAGVVATILGMREGFLPPTINYDSPDPECDLDYVPNRARAARPRLALCNCIGFGSKNSAIVLRATDQ